In Streptomyces durocortorensis, a genomic segment contains:
- a CDS encoding cystathionine gamma-lyase, which yields MSTMGDGTRAVRAGLPEPEQFEPTLPGPVFAAHFHLSGEPVGPYTYGRETNPTWTHLERAIGELEAPGEEVGTTVFASGMAAITAVLLSQVRSGDAVVLPDDGYQALPLVREQLTAYGVEVRTAPTGGDAQLALLEGAKLLWIESPSNPGLDVCDIRRLVKAAHAAGALVAVDNTLATPIGQRPLELGADFSVASDTKGMTGHGDILLGHVTCRAPGLTADVRRWRKVVGAIPGPMEAWLAHRSLATLQLRTDRQCTTALALAEALAKRTEVTGLRYPGLPTDPSYATAVLQMRRFGSVVSFELADRESAERFLSALRLVDDATSFGGVRSTAERRGRWGGDSVAEGFIRFSVGAEDPEDLLADVEQALDAASR from the coding sequence ATGAGCACCATGGGCGACGGAACGCGTGCGGTACGGGCCGGGCTTCCCGAACCGGAGCAGTTCGAACCCACTCTGCCCGGCCCGGTCTTCGCCGCCCACTTCCACCTCTCCGGCGAGCCGGTGGGCCCCTACACCTACGGCCGGGAGACCAACCCGACCTGGACCCACCTGGAGCGGGCCATCGGCGAGCTGGAGGCGCCGGGTGAGGAGGTGGGCACGACGGTGTTCGCCTCGGGCATGGCGGCGATCACGGCGGTGCTGCTGTCCCAGGTCCGCTCGGGCGACGCCGTGGTCCTGCCGGACGACGGCTACCAGGCGCTGCCGCTCGTACGCGAGCAGCTGACGGCGTACGGCGTCGAGGTCCGGACCGCGCCGACCGGCGGCGATGCCCAGCTCGCCCTGCTGGAGGGCGCGAAGCTGCTGTGGATCGAGAGTCCGTCCAACCCCGGTCTGGACGTCTGCGACATCCGGCGGCTGGTGAAGGCCGCCCACGCGGCAGGCGCGCTCGTCGCGGTCGACAACACCCTGGCCACCCCGATCGGCCAGCGCCCGCTGGAGCTGGGCGCCGACTTCTCTGTGGCCAGCGACACCAAGGGCATGACCGGGCACGGCGACATCCTGCTCGGCCATGTGACCTGCCGCGCCCCCGGTCTGACAGCGGACGTACGGCGCTGGCGCAAGGTCGTCGGTGCGATCCCGGGCCCGATGGAGGCCTGGCTCGCGCACCGCTCGCTGGCCACGCTCCAGCTGCGCACCGACCGCCAGTGCACCACCGCCCTCGCCCTCGCCGAGGCGCTGGCGAAGCGTACAGAAGTCACCGGGCTGCGGTATCCGGGGCTGCCCACCGATCCCTCGTACGCCACAGCGGTGCTCCAGATGCGGCGGTTCGGCTCGGTGGTGTCCTTCGAACTGGCCGACCGGGAGAGCGCCGAACGCTTCCTGTCCGCGCTGCGGCTGGTCGACGACGCGACGAGCTTCGGCGGCGTCCGCTCCACCGCCGAGCGCCGGGGACGCTGGGGCGGCGACTCCGTGGCGGAGGGCTTCATCCGCTTTTCGGTCGGTGCGGAGGACCCCGAAGACCTGCTGGCCGATGTCGAACAGGCACTGGACGCGGCAAGCAGGTAG
- a CDS encoding NUDIX hydrolase, translating to MTERPVVKRTARAILLDGDDLVLIKRTKPGVDPYWLTPGGGVEPEDATVVDALHREVDEELGAKIVDVVPCFVDTVEHIADGGVTGVKVQHFFVCRLASMDASLRHGPEVDAPCGEYEIVRVPFSRVGIAAVHLVPLSLRHYLDGNIEGVRAMHAPDLG from the coding sequence ATGACCGAACGTCCTGTGGTCAAGCGCACCGCACGCGCCATCCTGCTCGACGGCGACGATCTCGTCCTCATCAAGCGCACGAAGCCGGGGGTCGATCCGTACTGGCTCACGCCCGGCGGCGGGGTCGAGCCGGAGGACGCCACTGTCGTCGACGCCCTGCACCGTGAGGTCGACGAGGAGCTCGGGGCCAAGATCGTCGATGTGGTCCCGTGCTTCGTCGACACGGTCGAGCACATCGCGGACGGTGGCGTGACGGGCGTGAAGGTCCAGCACTTCTTCGTCTGCCGACTGGCGTCGATGGACGCCTCCCTGCGGCACGGGCCGGAGGTCGACGCACCCTGCGGGGAGTACGAGATCGTCCGGGTGCCGTTCAGCCGGGTGGGGATCGCGGCCGTGCACCTCGTGCCGCTCTCCCTGCGGCACTACCTGGACGGCAACATCGAAGGCGTACGCGCGATGCACGCCCCCGACCTGGGCTGA
- a CDS encoding GNAT family N-acetyltransferase: protein MHSPSPRSPADLPIRRLSREDLVACADLCEDRGWPRDEHRWGLLLAAGTGYGIDAPDGKGLAATCMLTLYGPQLAAVGMLLVAGRHGRQGLARRLMRQVMEDVGDTPLALYATEQGQPLYEKIGFFPVGRAERVGGHFRADGTGGSPASPHASPVTTRPAEAADLQAMVRLDLPVFGIDRTHLLARLPAFADRLQVAEEDGELVGYAALWPSGHSHVIGPLVARDTDTAQALVTALAATTDRPLRADADARHGELLSWLADRGLEPLARTTVMTYGIPDLPGDATRRFAPLSVATG from the coding sequence ATGCACAGCCCATCACCCCGCTCTCCCGCCGACCTGCCGATCCGGCGCCTGTCCCGGGAGGACCTGGTCGCCTGCGCCGATCTCTGCGAGGACCGCGGCTGGCCGCGCGACGAGCACCGGTGGGGGCTGCTCCTCGCCGCGGGCACGGGGTACGGAATCGATGCCCCCGACGGCAAGGGCCTGGCGGCCACCTGCATGCTGACCTTGTACGGGCCACAGCTCGCCGCCGTCGGCATGCTGCTCGTCGCCGGACGCCACGGACGTCAGGGGCTCGCCCGACGGCTCATGCGGCAGGTCATGGAAGACGTCGGGGACACCCCGCTCGCCCTGTACGCGACGGAGCAGGGGCAGCCGCTCTACGAGAAGATCGGCTTCTTCCCCGTGGGCCGGGCCGAGCGGGTCGGCGGTCATTTCCGGGCGGACGGCACCGGTGGTTCCCCGGCGTCCCCCCACGCCTCGCCGGTGACTACGCGTCCGGCGGAGGCTGCCGATCTGCAGGCGATGGTCCGGCTCGACCTCCCCGTGTTCGGCATAGACCGGACGCACCTCCTCGCCCGGCTTCCGGCCTTCGCCGACCGGCTCCAGGTGGCCGAGGAGGACGGCGAGCTGGTCGGCTACGCGGCGCTCTGGCCGAGCGGCCACTCCCATGTGATCGGCCCGCTGGTCGCACGGGACACGGACACCGCGCAGGCCCTGGTCACCGCCCTGGCCGCGACGACGGACCGGCCGCTACGGGCGGATGCCGACGCCCGTCATGGGGAACTGCTCTCCTGGCTGGCGGACCGAGGGCTGGAGCCCCTCGCCCGGACCACCGTGATGACATACGGCATCCCGGATCTGCCGGGCGACGCCACCCGCAGGTTCGCCCCGCTCTCGGTCGCGACGGGCTGA
- a CDS encoding GlcG/HbpS family heme-binding protein, translating into MSTATTAVAPLTIQDAEALVETARSAAEAAGVAVAVSVLDAGGHLLAFRRDDRAVLIAGETSTRKAFTALQLDTPTADLVDAVRPGGLFHTLPTALDRPLLFIAGGVPLHRDGRLIGAIGVGGGAPLQDHGFAMAAADTLL; encoded by the coding sequence ATGAGCACCGCCACCACCGCCGTCGCCCCGCTGACCATCCAGGACGCCGAAGCCCTTGTCGAGACCGCCCGCTCTGCGGCCGAGGCGGCCGGTGTCGCCGTCGCCGTGAGCGTCCTCGACGCGGGCGGTCACCTGCTGGCCTTCCGGCGCGATGACCGGGCCGTCCTCATCGCGGGCGAGACCAGCACCCGTAAGGCGTTCACCGCGCTGCAACTGGACACCCCCACCGCGGACCTGGTCGACGCGGTCCGGCCCGGCGGTCTCTTCCACACCCTGCCGACCGCGCTCGACCGCCCGCTGCTCTTCATCGCCGGAGGCGTTCCCCTGCACCGGGACGGCCGTCTGATCGGTGCCATCGGTGTGGGCGGCGGAGCGCCCTTGCAGGACCACGGCTTCGCCATGGCCGCCGCGGACACCCTCCTCTGA
- a CDS encoding MFS transporter, translating to MPLALLALAIGAFGIGTTEFVIMGLLPEVAADFQVTIPTAGFLVTGYALGVVLGAPLMTLLGTRVTRKRMLMLLMGLFIVGNVVSALAPAFGVMLAGRVIASLAHGAFFGIGSVVAADLVAPQKKAGAIAMMFTGLTVANVVGVPLGTYIGQSAGWRTTFLIVAALGVLGLLGVAKLIPEQPKPEGVRIRHELAAFRNVQVLLAMAMTVLGFGGVFAAITYITPMMTEVAGYSASSVTWLLVLFGLGMVGGNLVSGKFADRHLMPMLYVSLGALALVLGLFTVTAHNKIAAAVTIVLIGALGFATVPPLQKRVLDQAAGAPTLASAVNIGAFNLGNALSAWLGGLVIAAGLGYTAPNWVGAALAASALLLAVVSSLLERREPTADHIAVASGPEPAVVAARY from the coding sequence ATGCCGCTCGCGCTCCTCGCCCTCGCCATCGGGGCATTCGGGATCGGAACGACCGAGTTTGTGATCATGGGGTTGCTCCCCGAGGTTGCGGCGGACTTCCAGGTCACTATTCCGACCGCAGGCTTCCTGGTGACCGGCTACGCGCTCGGCGTGGTCCTCGGCGCCCCGCTGATGACCCTGCTGGGCACCCGCGTCACCCGTAAGCGGATGCTGATGCTCCTGATGGGGCTGTTCATTGTGGGCAATGTGGTGTCCGCGCTGGCCCCCGCCTTCGGCGTCATGCTCGCCGGGCGCGTGATCGCCTCCCTCGCGCACGGTGCCTTCTTCGGCATCGGCTCGGTGGTCGCGGCCGATCTGGTCGCTCCGCAGAAGAAGGCCGGGGCCATCGCGATGATGTTCACCGGGCTCACCGTCGCCAACGTCGTCGGCGTACCGCTCGGCACCTACATCGGGCAGTCCGCGGGCTGGCGGACCACGTTCCTCATCGTCGCCGCCCTCGGCGTCCTCGGACTGCTCGGCGTCGCGAAGCTCATCCCTGAGCAGCCCAAGCCGGAAGGCGTACGCATCCGCCATGAGCTGGCCGCGTTCCGCAACGTCCAGGTGCTGCTGGCGATGGCCATGACCGTCCTGGGCTTCGGCGGAGTCTTCGCCGCGATCACCTACATCACCCCGATGATGACCGAGGTCGCCGGCTACTCGGCCTCGTCCGTCACCTGGCTGCTGGTCCTCTTCGGCCTCGGCATGGTGGGCGGCAACCTGGTCAGCGGGAAGTTCGCCGACCGGCATCTGATGCCGATGCTGTACGTGTCGCTCGGTGCGCTCGCCCTCGTCCTCGGTCTGTTCACCGTGACCGCCCACAACAAGATCGCGGCTGCCGTCACCATCGTCCTGATCGGCGCCCTGGGCTTCGCGACCGTGCCACCGCTTCAGAAGCGGGTCCTCGACCAGGCGGCGGGTGCGCCCACCCTGGCTTCCGCGGTCAACATCGGGGCCTTCAACCTCGGCAACGCCCTGTCTGCCTGGCTCGGCGGCCTCGTGATCGCGGCCGGTCTCGGCTACACCGCCCCCAACTGGGTCGGCGCCGCCCTCGCCGCATCGGCCCTGCTCCTGGCCGTGGTCTCCAGCCTGCTGGAGCGCCGCGAGCCCACCGCCGACCACATCGCTGTCGCGAGCGGCCCGGAGCCGGCGGTCGTCGCGGCCCGGTACTGA
- a CDS encoding MarR family winged helix-turn-helix transcriptional regulator, whose amino-acid sequence MTATDPALTAIAQGWCSLSLLHGKIEARIERALQTGHGLSAREYSLLDVLSRQHNGVGGHLQMKQVADAVVLSQSATTRLVTRLEDRGLLTRYLCDTDRRGIYTDVTEAGLALLEAARPTNDRALRAALDEAAENPELAPLVRAVEELKFPARA is encoded by the coding sequence ATGACAGCGACCGACCCCGCCCTGACTGCCATCGCCCAGGGCTGGTGCTCCCTCTCCCTGCTCCACGGGAAGATCGAGGCCCGCATCGAGCGGGCTCTCCAGACGGGCCACGGGCTCAGCGCACGCGAGTACTCCCTGCTCGACGTACTGAGCCGCCAGCACAACGGCGTCGGCGGCCACCTTCAGATGAAGCAGGTCGCCGACGCCGTGGTCCTCAGCCAGAGCGCCACCACCCGCCTGGTCACCCGGCTCGAAGACCGCGGGCTGCTGACCCGCTATCTGTGCGACACCGACCGTCGGGGCATCTACACCGACGTCACCGAGGCGGGGCTCGCGCTGCTCGAAGCGGCCCGGCCGACCAATGACCGTGCTCTGCGGGCCGCGCTGGACGAGGCGGCGGAGAACCCCGAGCTCGCTCCCCTGGTCAGGGCGGTCGAAGAGCTGAAGTTTCCGGCGCGGGCGTGA
- a CDS encoding GNAT family N-acetyltransferase, producing MSDLEIRPVAEADLPAVVAMLADDPLGAQRESPDDLAPYRAAFQRLTDDPNQHVVVAVREDRVVGTLQLTIVPGLSRRGATRSIIEGVRIHGDERGSGLGTQLIQWAVDESRRQNCQLVQLTSDVTREDAHRFYERLGFTASHVGFKLAL from the coding sequence ATGAGCGATCTTGAAATACGCCCCGTCGCCGAGGCCGATCTGCCGGCAGTGGTCGCCATGCTCGCCGACGACCCGCTCGGCGCACAGCGCGAGTCACCGGACGATCTGGCCCCGTACCGGGCGGCGTTCCAGCGGCTGACCGACGACCCCAACCAGCATGTCGTCGTCGCCGTGCGCGAGGACCGCGTCGTGGGGACGCTCCAGCTGACCATCGTCCCGGGGCTGTCCCGCCGCGGCGCGACCCGCTCGATCATCGAGGGCGTCCGCATCCACGGCGATGAACGCGGCAGCGGTCTGGGCACCCAGCTCATCCAGTGGGCGGTGGACGAATCCCGTCGGCAGAACTGCCAGTTGGTGCAGCTGACCTCGGACGTCACTCGCGAGGACGCACACCGCTTCTACGAACGGCTCGGCTTCACAGCCAGTCACGTGGGCTTCAAGCTCGCCCTCTGA